In one Nicotiana sylvestris chromosome 8, ASM39365v2, whole genome shotgun sequence genomic region, the following are encoded:
- the LOC138876092 gene encoding uncharacterized protein produces MGTGIPLLISRYCNQLRGAGGKKELLMAYFGESLVSIASEWYMDQDISRWHIWDDLARDFASRVKPPMDEIEMVTVFLQAQEADYFQNMMSAMGKPFAEAIKIGEMVENGLKTSQILSQSAIRATSQAIQGGSRGVANRKKKKETSMATSSARKPRPPRSFFSKRVPQHYYPHQDVAYAPQPYTVMNAQPYVRPQQQFNQNKSPLPRNQPPYPAHYNPRPPQNNFRARESLRKMNFTPIVLKAIIAIANVEKKSKAAPKQDKGEKKNKTTPPKSEKKIEVEPGATPTKDVVLYVPRGHKEKQMTLSPPRRFELNKITQIYVPKGTYVMRGPINPPRLSEPVVIGRTPQKPMTDPAAVPWNYNKSVVTYKGKEISGEVQENNPTKNYFNLEEVNNATRKRFPYKKPVSPEEAEAFFQKMKMADYEVIDQLQKSPAQVSLLSLLMNSTEHQKVLIKTFNEAYVPVETSVEQLERMAERFFAIN; encoded by the exons ATGGGCACGGGGatcccattgctcatctcaagataTTGCAACCAGCTGCGAGGAGCCGGTGGAAAGAAGGAACTCCTCATGGCCTACTTTGGAGAAAGTTTGGTTAGCATCGCATctgaatggtacatggaccaagatatttcccgctggcacatctgggatgatcttgctagagatttc GCCTCTAGGGTAAAGCCTCCGATGGATGAGattgaaatggtcacagttttcctccaagctcaggaagctgactacttccaaaatatgatgtccgcaatgggtaaacCATTCGCGGAAGccatcaagattggcgaaatggttgaaaatgggttgaaaacaagTCAAATTTTGAGCCAATCTGCTATAagggctacctcccaagccatccagGGTGGGTCTAGAGGAGTAGcaaatcgaaagaaaaagaaagaaacgtCCATGGCAACTTCGAGCGCAAGGAAACCCCGTCCACCCAGATCTTTTTTCTCTAAAAGAgtcccacaacactactatcctcaCCAAGATGTAGCTTATGCTCCTCAGCCATACACAGTGATGAATGCCCAACCCTATGtcaggccacaacaacaatttaaTCAGAACAAATCTCCACTtcccagaaatcaacctcctTACCCAGCTCACTacaatccccgacctccacaaaacAACTTCCGTGCCCGGGAGTCGCTAAGGAAAATGAACTTCACACCAATTG TGTTGAAGGCCATAATTGCCATCGCTAATGTAGAAAAGAAATCAAAAGCTGCCCCGAAGCAAgacaaaggggagaaaaagaacaaaaccacccctccaaagtcagaaaagaaaattgaagttgAACCTGGGGCAACGCCTACCAAAGATGTTGTTCTTTATGTCCCTCGAGGCCACAAAGAAAAGCAGATGACTTTGAGTCCTCCCAGGAGATTCGAGCTGAACAAGATAACCCAAATATATGTGCCCAAGGGAACTTATGTGATGCGGGGGCCAATTAATCCACCAAGGCtgagtgagcccgtggttattggccgcACGCCACAGAAGCCCATGACAGATCCTGCCGCTGTGCCCTGGAATTACAATAAATCGGTGGTGACCTATAAGGGCAAAGAAATCTCAGGTGAGGTTCAAGAAAATAATCCGACTAAAAATTATTTCAatttggaagaggtgaacaatgcCACTAGAAAGCGCTTCCCATATAAGAAGCCCGTAAGTCCCGAAGAAGCGGAGGccttctttcaaaagatgaaaatggcggATTATGAGGTGATCGACCAGCTTCAAAAATCTCCTGCACAAGTCTCTTTGTTGTCTCTATTGATGAACTCCACCGAACATCaaaaggtattgatcaagacctttaacgaagcatatgtgccTGTTGAGACTTCTGTAGAGCAGTTGGAGAGAATGGCAGAAAGATTTTTCGCAATCAACTAG
- the LOC138876091 gene encoding uncharacterized protein: MAIDEDVEELLIMGDSDLIIRQAQGEWETRDVKLIPYMQHVEDLGRQFKSIEFRYIPRCHNELADALATLASMLPYPGNAHIDPLEIQIREKHGYCNTIEAELNVQPWYHDIKRFLKTK; this comes from the coding sequence aTGGCAATCGATGAAGATgtcgaagaattgttaatcatgggggactcagatctgattatccgacaagctcaaggagaatgggagacccgagatgtcaagcttattccttatatgcaacatgtggaagatcttggcAGGcaattcaagtcaatagagttcaggtacatccctcgttgtcacaatgaattagctgatgcacttgctactttggcctcgatgctgccatacccaggcaatgcccacattgatcccttagaaatccaaatcagggaaaagCATGGCTACTGTAATACGATTGAGGCAGAACTaaatgttcagccatggtatcatgacatcaaaagatttttgaaaaccaaaTAA